Part of the Vigna unguiculata cultivar IT97K-499-35 chromosome 3, ASM411807v1, whole genome shotgun sequence genome, agaataaaACATGATCTTTAACCAAGCTACTaaaaggaaagaaggttttgcaaaataggttggtctatcggttaaaagaagaaccagatggcagcaaAAGATATAAGACTAGACTCGTAGTGGAAGGGTTCCAACAAAGACAGTgaattgacttcacagaaattttctctcctattgtcaagatgactaccatcaaAGTTTTCTTAAGTATAGTAGTTGTAGAAAATCTTCATCTAGAGTAGTTAGATGTGAAAATTGCATTCCTACATGGGAATTTTGAGtaagaaatctttatggcacaaccaaaaggttttgaagtacaagacaaagagaatcttgtatgcaagcttcataaaagtttgtatagATTGAAACAAGCACCGAGATAATGGTACAAGAAGTTTAAagagtttatgagaaactcaagaTTTCACatatgtgaagaagatcattgttgttacgtgAAGGAATATGTTGACAACTATATCATTCTTGCTTTGTATGTGGACAACATGTTGATTGCTAGTGCTAATATGGCAGAAATTGACAAGTTGAAGAAATAATtgtcataaaattttgaaatgaaggatcttggtccagcaAAGCAAATGCTTGGTATGAGAATCTCCAATGATAGATTTGAAGGTATTCTGAACTTAtctcaagaaaaatatatagaaaaattgcttagcaggtTTAATGTTGGAAATGATAAAACCAGGAATACACTTTTGtgaactcacttaaagttctaAAAAAGGAAAACTTCTCaaacaaaggaagaagaaagtcaCATCTCTAAAGTGTCATATGCATCTATAGTAGGGAGCTTGATATATGttatggtttgcaccagacctgaCATAGCACATGTAGTGAgagttgtgagcaggtttctatTAAATCCTGGAAATGAGCATTGGGAaggcgtgaagtggatattgagatatttgaagggcacttcaaagatgcatttgtcttttagaagaagtaatctcactttacaggggttTTCTAATGCAAATTTGGGAGGTcatttggatggtagaaagagcacaacaggttaCATTTTTACAATTGGTGGTACAACTATAagttggaagtccaaacttcaaggaagagtctccctCTCAACCACTGAAGTTGAGTATGTAGCTATCTCAGAAGCAGCAAAggagatgatatggttgaagaatcttttaaaagaattaggaaaatagCAAAACGACTCTTCGTTACTCAATGACAGTCAAACTGCtatttgtcttgctaaaaatccaattcttcattccatatgcaaacacattgaattgaagtatcattttatcataaacttgataaatgatggagacttatttttgttgaagattccaggtgtagagaatccagctgatatgttgaccaagactgtcacaacaactaagttaagACTTTGCATTGCCTCAATTGGCCTtcaagaaaattgatgatgaaggcactacactaggtgataatataaatcaaaccccaagtgggagaattattagtattatggtgcttgatttagtctcaCGTTGCTTAGAATTGTGaaatgtggttctctattttgcTATATAAGAGATCCTTTGTAAAGTTTGATacacatcaaaataaaaatacttcctagtgtagtcgtggacgtaagcatacacattgtacgccgaaccacATTAAATTCTTCGTGtcgtttatttttctctcttttattcttttctttgttgccttgttcctaacaagaAAAACATTCCAAAAATTGATGTTTGTTatcttataacaaaattaagtttgttATCTATGCACCACACGTAAATTTACGTATGTTATATGCATCAAACGTAAATGTATGTCTAATATCTTATCAGACCACAATTACATTTGACCTATGTCAAACgtaaaaaacctaaaatatttggCGTGAAAAGCCTTTTTGTGTTAGTTTAACTTGTTTAGGcacttatttgaaattattttacccatttttttttttttgcaaagaGTGATTATAATATGTTTCCACAAACACTCAATCATTGATTACCAttctaaaataaagaaattcaaaactttataaaGACTATTGTTGAAGGCCAAGTGGTTGTCTAAGGTCATATGATCATTTAACCAactttataattgatttaacaacattttttcCCTCACTTAACCCACTTTTTTCTTATTCACAGATGTAAATGAAGAATAATTCATGTATGTTTCCACAAAATCCCAATCAATGGTGAGCATTCAAATTTAAAGAATGCTAAGCAGTTGTTTAAGGTAATATGGTCCTTTAACTAAATCTATAACAAGTTTAATCacttatttgaatttatttaaccCACTTTTTGTTGTCAAAGACTAAATCAAGAgaaattatattcaaaaataaagaaattcaaatctCTATAAAGACTATTGTGGAAAACCAAGTAGTTGTACAAGGTCATGTAATTGATTTAACCACATTTTCATACTCACTTAACCCATTACTATTTTCTCAAATGTAAATGAAGAATAATTAAAGTATGTTTACAGAAACTTTTAATCAATGGTAAGCATTCAAATTTAAAGACATTGATAGGTTTATAAACATTGTTATTGAAGGTCAAGTGGTCGTCTAAAGCAATATGATCATTTAACCTATTATATGACATGTTTAACCACTTATTTGAATTGATTTAGCCACTTGTTAACAGAGTCTAAGTCAAGAGTAACTATAGTGTGCTTCCACAAACACTCAATCATTggttacaattttaaaataaagaaatttaaatttttataaagacTATTGATGAAAGCCAAGTGGTTTAAGGTCATATGATCATTTGaccaattttataattgattaaaccacATTTTTGCACTCacttaactcattttttttctttctaaaagtAAATGAAGAATTATTAAAGTATATTTCTAGGAACTATCGATGAGTGGTTAATATAACCAATGTTGTTTTAGTAGGCAAAGAGATATGAAGGCATATTGCAGAAATTGTGAATGAGTTATCAATCTTTAAAGAATATGAAATTGAATGTTTTATAAACACCTTGTGAGGTAACCTAACCAATTAACCAATTGTGTAACTTATATAACCATTTCTTTTATCTAATATAACAAACTTTCTTTTAGTAGAATGTTTGTATAGAGAAATGAAGGACTATTCCAAAAATTGTTCTTTATCTTATATAACAAACTTTTTTTGGTAGAATGTTTGTATGAAGAAATGAAGGATTATTCCAGAAATTGTGAATGAGTCATCAACATTAAACGAATATGGAATTGAATGCTTCATAAACATTATCCGATGTAACTTAACCAATTGTGTAGCCTATATAACCACTTTTTTGGTCTAATataatcaactttttttttggtAGAATGTTTGCAAACAAAATGAAGTCTTGTTCTAGAAATTGTGATTTGAGATTTGCATTCAAGATGAAGACTCTCCCTCAACCTCGCCAAACCCATTGGGAAAGGACGATCTCGCAGATAACGGTGGGATTCACCTACACGATGTTGACAATGTCTCTCACAATCTCCTCCAAACCTTTCTTCTCACTTTCCAACCTTTTTTTAGCAGACTGTGAATGAAATAGTATTTATGCACAAAGTCTGTATCACTAGCGtgaatgaaaagtgttttatatacattattatttcaaaataaaaaattatatgaagtgtttaaataaaaatgtgtgaCTTTCATACATTctctttttttcataaaaaagaagaatcataaaGTAAAGTATTTATTGCTTTTCAACTCGAAAGATTATCGAGATGGACTTacttcaacttaaaaaaaaggttgaatatgtttttagtccttcaacttgtagtgaaaattggaattagttcctcTTGGAAACCTTGAACCATTTTAGTCTCTCAtatttagaaatgcatgaatttactttaaatcaaatttttttaagtttatttgacgtttcaaatgtgtttttcagctttgaagagaaaatatgtcaaacggtataaacaaactaaaatactataatgaaatgtgtttgaaacgttaaatataaacttaataaaatttggttaaaatgattaaattcacgcatttacagagttgaaggactaaattggttcaagattttcaaaagaaactaattctaattttcattaaaagttgaaagatcaaaatcatatttaaaaaaagaaaaataatgaagaagTTGGAGTGGTGGATCATGATGGAACTTGAGGGAGACTTCCCTCGCATACCAAGTTCTtaaataaaacttgaaaaaaaaaatactacttttgttttaaataagtttCACCTTGTCATATCATTACTCGGTTTCGTGTGAAATTTTATGTTCTGAAAacatattcatattaaaaaaaattacttttacttttagACTTGGATCAAGcgttataatttaaaattaccgCTACGTTATACTATATCCTCGAATGAAAGCATTTTATAATATACATGTCTCAAATTTAAAGCTAGGGAGATGCTAAAATGACATAGAAAAGcgatttttatgaaaaataagaacaacaaaatgaaaaagatgaaaaagattaAAGTTTTTCAAAACATCGTTAACATCAAGATGATAAAATGATCATGTTACACCATATGAACCAAAATACTTTACAACATATATGTCTCAAATagaaagctattaattaattggAGATGCTAAAAGGATAAATAGAAAAGTGATTTTACAAAAGAACAGGAATCGAAGAAATGAAAAGACAAAAAGATCAGAGTTTCTGCAAAACTTCGTTCATCAAGTTAGGGTTTGCATCACGAAATTGAATCAACTCTTCCAACGTGATGGAACCGTCACCATCTGTATCAATCTCTTCCATTCGACGTTCAACTTCTTCCTGTGAGGTTAATCCCAACACTTTGAGAGCCTCTGCAAACTCCGTCAACGAGATCTTGCCGTCGCCGTTCACATCAAACCGCTTGAAAACGCGTGCACATTCATCTTGATCACCCATGCTTTTTTCTTCTTCGCGATGACCAGAGAAACTAAATCTCTCTCATGTGAATAAACAATAATGTTGAAATGAGACGAGGGGTAgatatatttaacaaattaaaaaacgaAAGGTGCCTCTGTCTACAAACTCGCTCTTCTTGTTTTGCTACATCATCGGATCACCACATGCACCCAAAAAGAAAAAGCTTTTCTCCATTTATTTTATAGCAACCAATTTTGTGTCATCATATTCATGTATGAGTTTAACCTTCATGTGTGTGGAGaatgtaaaagaataaaaaaattatgattcatTTTAAGATGCGCAATTAAATTTATTGCATATTAACAGAAACACAGACTGTTTATATGTCCACATTTGTTAGggaaataaaattgtaataaaattatgtacTCTAAAATGCATTTTGCAAcgttaaagataaaattattagaaaattatgtattgtttaTATCGAAAATCGTCAAGTAGCTTATGAGGTGGATACAAAAACTTGTAATAGTTGGGTCTTTGGTTCAAAGCGATTTTAGCCTGACATATGAGCACATTTGGTAGGaagataaaattgtaagaaaattgtGTACTTTAAAATGCATTTTGCATCGTCAAAGATAAACATCAATCAGCCGCACGCGGCACGCCGTCTCTAACTAATTatgttataagttttttatgtgactaataatttttaatttaaaaaatacttccTAACTTAgttaataatgattaattatttttaataaatttcttgGAGTGTAAATtcattttcgttttcttttGCTTCTCCTCCCTTTTCCTTCTACTTCAAATGTTGCACCTTAGCAATATTGCTCATGAAGTTTAACCTTGCTTTCTTTGTTTCACGGACTCTTTTCTATGGCGCTTCCTTCACTAACTGAGGGCACCGGTTGGAATTGAGAATGCAATAGTGTGAGAACGTAAGTTTGGGAAATAGAGTATAGGAAAATAAAGGGTTTAGAAAAGACTATCGTActtgtacaaatattttttttataaaatttgacaaaatttgttttttaacacGTAAAGTGTCATTTTATAATATACCTAATAAGTGGTGGAGATTTTTAGCTCTTGAAAATCTTAATATCAGATAATCCAATGATATCTGATGGCTAAGAAAAGTTgagattttttgttttctcaattAACTTTAAAGGATAATTGATGATGAAAACACTACGTGGTGATTTAAATCAaactaaatgaaaaattattagaattgtcaaatttgattttcatctttcTTGTATATATCATTGAGGtatattatattgtatattactgtataaataacatatttaaaacttttaaataaatcaaatattttctaatatagtCTTAAATGTATATATCCACATTATATATATCAAACTATTTTAAGTTCTTGTATCATTTCTTTATTCTCTCAAATCTTTCCTGTTTTACTCTAACCATATTTATGATCAATTTTTAAAGTAACTTAgatataaaaagattattttataatgttgaagaattttgttcttattaattttaaccaACTTTTACCGAAcataaattcattaataaataaataaatctaattggaactcaagttaaatataaatttcaacaaATTATCCAAATACATGTCATTGTATATATCATTGTATATATGGCTATACTATGTCCTTGCAATGGATATTATTAGTCACTTGAGGAGGATGCAAACATCcttatacatattaaaatgtACGTAATTTTACTTAGCcttaaattacttttcttttgaaTAATTAGGATGGTAAAATGGGTCAAATTCGATGGGTTAGTCTGTCCAAAAAAAACGAGTTAGAATTGAGATTTCAACCCATCAACCTATCTTAGCTTGGCTCACCCAATCTGTCAACCCAGCAAGCCAATCTATGAGTTTAACAGAGTCAGCCTGcgacccatttttttttaagaaaaacgtGTGTTGtagtgtttttgttgtttgttcgCTGCTTGCTGACTTTGTCGTCCCATCTCTCAGACTCAGACTCTCATCATCTCATCTCACTCTCACACTCAGGCAAACACACATCCCTCCCACCACCATGACTCCATGATGTCGACGAACCACCATGAGTGCAAATGATTGCAACCACCACGAGTGTAGGACGATTGAGACACGAACCAACACTACAACTCTACCATATAGAATCGCCTACAGCAGCGACCACCACCAACGCGACGAGAGACAATGGTGGTTTTGACGTAGTGACGAACACcaccatttttaaaattaatgggaACTTTTAGGCACCTGTTTTTAGACAATTGAAGCCTAAACGTGTATATGCTTCAGTTTTTAATAGAATCGAAGCCCAAATGTTctcaataatttcaaaaatgtcatcaTGTTTTGATATGCTTCGTTTTTCTTAAATCTGAGACATATTGGACAAAGTTAAATGGGCTTTTTACACTAATGTAGGATTGAGGTTGGTGATTGTGGAAAGGAGAGGGCAGGGGTAATGGTTATATCAAAAAACACATAGTTGGTAGCAAAAAATATGGCACTTCCATTTGAAGCGTCACATTGAAAAATGTAGCAAAAGCAAATTTGAAGATATGAGACAAATGATTGTGGACGGACACGGAATGTTGAAACCAAGAAAATTAGATCAAATGGTTTCCTGTGAAATGTGTGCCAATTCAATTATCCAACACGGTTTACCATTCAAATTTGTTGAGTATAAAAAGCTTAGAACTTGGATAACTTATATGAATCCTTATGTAACTTTAGTTTCTAGAAATACAATCAAGAGTGATGCTTTGAGAATATTTATGAAAGGAAAAACCAAGCTAAAGTAAGAGTTCAAGAAAATATCAAATAGGATTTGTTTGACATCTTTTTTATGGACGTCTTTAACTACTGAGGGTTATATTACTTTAACAATACATTTGTGGACTCAAATTGGAAGTTGTGCAGCAAAATTCTAAACTTTTTCCATTTCCTTCCACCTCACACTAAATTTGAGTTGTCAAAGAAGATAAATCGAATTTTGCATGACTGGggaattgagaaaataattttttctttgacTTTGGATAATGCTTCTAACAATgatgtttttataaaaactttaaaaagtcaGTTTGTTTTGCAAAATTCTTTGGTTTGTGATGGTGAATTCTTACATATGTGTTGTTGTAGACACATTTTAAATTTGTGATTATGCAAGAAGAATTGAAATTTCTTAGTGATGCTTTAGAATGATGAAGTTTAAACAATGTCTTCAAAAAATAGAACATTGATGCAAAAAGTGATTTGTGTATGGATGTTCCTAAAAGTTGGAACTCAACTTTTTTTATGCTTCAAGTTGCCCGAACGTTTGTTTGCAAGTTTACATCTAGTTAACGAGAATTACAAGTATTGTCTGTCTAAGGAGAAAtggaaaagaatagaaaaaattagTGCTTTCTTGTCAgcattttatcaaattaaaaatatgatttctaCCTCAATTTATCATACATCAAACTTGTACTTTTTATAAGTTTGGAACTTCCAAACCCTTCTAATGGGAAGTTTAAAAGATGAAGATCAAGTCATAAGAGATATGGCTGAAAGGGTGATGGTgaagtttaataaatattaggATGAATATAGCATTGTCCTTTTATTTGAGTCAATTTTAAACCCAATGATGAAGTTGAAAATATTGGGATATTGTTATGAGAAGATAAATCCTCTTTGTTAGGAAGTAAAGTTAGAGAAGATGAAAGAAAATTTGTACAAGCTTTTGAATATTGTTCCAAGAATTCAACTTCCCTAATTCTAAAGCATAAGTATAGTGATTTGTCAATGTCATCTTTAGTTGCTTCAATCGAGCCAACCACTTTTGATGTAAGTTATTTACTTTTTtgtcatttaatattattatatatacatataatttaaactttGATTTGCCTTTTTatgttagaaaataaagaaacgcAAGCTTTAGGATGTTGctaaaataagaagaaatcaACTTCATATATACTTGGATAAGCCAATATTGGATGTTGATATTACTAAATGTATGGATGTTATTGAATAGGGGAAGAGTAATAGTCAACATTTTTCAGATTTCTTAGTCATGGCTAGAGACTTGTTAAGTATCTCAATTACTACAATTGCATATAAATCTGCTTTCAGCATTGGTTCAAGGATTTTGAATAAGTATCACTAGTGTAGAAAAGGGTTTTGGTCATGATTATTTTGGCGATTTGGCTTCAATTTAATACCTAAGGCATATCCAGTCGAGACAACAAGGGGTGACCTTTCTGCCTTGGTTATGACCCGAggcatatttcttttttattgccTCGGTTCTAGAGGGAACCAAGACATAATGtgcattaaaaattttaagaataaatcAGACGATTGCCCCTTGATAGGATTTCTCTAATTCCTCTGAGCAGTTATTTGCTGGAGAATGCTGCAGACACTTGAACCTTTGACGCAACAGATTTGTGATGCCAACCATCGCGTCACACCTCGTGACTTAACCAGAAAATGCAAACACCATCATATTTGCACCTACATCGTGAAGCAAATTTAACATCAACCACCTTCACACAACCTGCAAAAATAACATTCAAAAAACTACAATAGATCATTCTTGAGATGAACCACCACAGAATGAAGAACAACGCACTAGAGCGAAGTAGCACACATTTGCACCATTAGCCACCATGAACAAACCAGAATCGCTAGTCATCGAACCACCATGTGTGTCACCTCCAAATCCCTTTGAGCATACCCAACCACCTTGATACTCCACCACTCCACCCCCCAAATAAAACTCAAAACTAAATTGGCTTGAATGTAAAACGAAAGAAAGTTTGAGATTGCATATTGGATCTGGATGTTGGTGTGAAAGAAAGTTTGGAATTTTGGAGAAGATTGGGTCTGAAACCTtgtgagaagaagaagaacctcCCATAGAGAAAATGAGAAGAAGAACCTCACGAGTAGAGAAGAAGACGAAGTGGTGACTGTTTATGATTTGGCTATTTTTTTAACCTAACTCTTCTGCCTCGGTTGAATTAAAAATACGGGCATAAAACCACTTTCTGCCTCGGCTCCTGCACAACCGAGGCATAACCATTTTcgttaaaaatgaaaaattaaaaatagcgGGAAAGTTAAAAATTCTGGCAGGCATTAGGCATTAGGCCTGAGGTTTGTGTGAACCAAGGCAGAATGGAGATTTCTGCCTTGGGTATCgtgataaccgaggcataaaaagttgcaaaaattttaaaattgtcacTGCATGTTTATATACTTTGTTTGCTCTGCAACCGAGATATAAAGACCGAGTTAGATAGCCAAAAATACACTAGTGTATAGAAGTTGtctattacaaaaaaaaaatgtggaagCATAGGTTTGGTGATTATAActtctctaatttaaattttattaatttttttattttcatgaataatttttatattctaacttctattttctatttcattatgtgtgatattattgaagatgatgatgaagatggaAGAATGAAGGGGTTGTTCTAAGGATGCATCTAATAATCCTtgaaaagaagatgatgaagaatgagattgtataatttttaaataatgttgttGATGACTATATTTCAAATAGGGTTTATGtttattagatttaaatttatgtataattttgaGTCCAATATTTTCGTTCTACCAGATTGATATAGTTTCGCATACAATTAGTTAAAGTGGTAATTGGTTTCTGTGATAAAGCATGCTTCCAATTCCATGTAGTTCATTGTTTGGTCGAATTGTTGTAGAGAGCCTATTTTAAATTTGCACACGAGTTCCTTGATAGAAGCAAAAAGCAGGAAGAGATAAGTAATAACCTTTGATAGAGACATTTGATGCTGAGATGAGAAGGTTTCAGGTGAGCATAATTTTGTTATCTTACTCTCTGTGTGTCTTTTACTATCTAtctgtaatttattatttaaatgtatgTATAAACTTGTAAATTGAACAAGGACTCAATTAACTTGTTTTTTCATGATTTGATTTCCTGTCTCAATATAGAGAGGTTCATATATTTTTCAAGTGTATTAGAAGTTATGTGCATTCTATACTAATGTAATAGTCCTCGGAAAATGTTAATAGTCATCCGAGGGAGCTAAACCAAAATTTCGACTCTTCCAGAGTAGCATAAGATGTAAAAAAGACCAACTAAAATGGAACTTAtggttttacatttttatttccatacttaatgaaacaaaaaaggttaaatcattatttttcgtGCGCACTAAATCCAAACATACTTTACCAGCACGATATTTGCAAAAATAGATGTACTTACTTTTGGATATTACCTCCAACAGAAAAAGTCCAAACAGAAAAAGATCATCACATAGCAATTATTTTCAGCAAAAAGATGGGAACTTTAACCAAATTGCAGGTTTTCAAACCGTAGAAAATGGTTGAAAGTTCATCTGATTGagtgaaagtaaaaaaataaaatataaaagattttacattaattaaaaatcaaataaatatataatatataattaaataaaaatttcattttaaatgaatatttttttaaattaagttacatttagtgtgtgttttttttcaaagatttaTGATTGAAAGGTGATAGAGAGTGATGATTTTAGAGATTTTTCGTGTTCGTTTTCGCTCAATGAGAAAGAATGGAACGCACTACTAAGAGAAGATTTGAGGGTGATCTATAACATCTTATCAATATGTCCTAATTATTATATTCCATAACACTTCTCTCCCTTTCCATTATTATTGGTCATTGACAAAGAGACACGAAGATAGTAGTGCGAAACTCACTGGTTTATTAGAACCAGATGTATTCTTGAATAAGTGAATGGaaccaaatatattttagtcgGATCTGATTCCAATTTCAAAAAGCTTTTGAAGCATTTATCCAATTCCATTTTTGTTGTACCCGATTCCGAATtca contains:
- the LOC114174973 gene encoding polcalcin Phl p 7-like, yielding MGDQDECARVFKRFDVNGDGKISLTEFAEALKVLGLTSQEEVERRMEEIDTDGDGSITLEELIQFRDANPNLMNEVLQKL